The DNA region AGTACTGCTTACAATTGAGCTGTAGACGTCTTCAGAAATATGAATACCGTTTTTAACAGAATTATTTAAATTTACATCACTTGATTCAGACATAAGGGACTCCTTAACTTAGTTGGGTTTGATTTTGATGATTGCTTGACCGTACTCTACGGGAGTTCCATTATCAACTATAATCTCTACAACGGTGCCATTTACTTCAGATTTAATTTCGTTCATTACTTTCATTGCTTCAACGATACATACAGTTGAATCAGCAGTCACTTCGTCACCAACCTTGATGTAAGGAGCTGAATCAGGAGATGCTGAAGCATAAAAAGTACCAACGAGTTCAGATGTCACAATATGTAGACCTTCGTCAGAACTAGCTGCCGGAGCCGCCGCCGTAGGAGCTGAAGCTGCAACAGGAGCTGCAATAGCTTGTACAGGAGCTGCTACAGCGCCTTTCAGTGTGATGCTGAAAGCATCACTTTCAGTGTAATCGATTTCAGAAAGTTTATATTTCTCTAAAATTTCTGCGAGTTTTTCAATATTTTCGAAGTTCAAAAGAGCTCTCCCTTTTTATAAATTTTATGTTTAAAAACGGTCTAATCTAATATGATTATAAGTATTAATCAATCTAGGTGAAAGTATTAATTAATCTAAATCCGATGTATAGGTAATTTTCTTGTTATTCCCTTCGTGAATGTGCATGAAATAAGACTTATTTACAGCTTCCATAGCATTGGCATCATCAGTTATGGACAATTGCTTATCGATAACAAAGTTGATGGCTTCACTCAATTCTTTGCAATTGAATATTTGAGGTGTTTCAGCGGCGGTTAAAGAATCTCGTTTAAGAGTACGTATTCCCTGTTCATCACTAATTTTTATGGTGTCACTCACTTTTTTACAGAGAATGGCTCCCCCATGTTGATTAGCGGATTCAAAAGTAGCTTCAATTAGATCAGAACTAATAAAAGGTCTTGCCGCATCGTGAACGGCAACAAGCGCTTGATCTGCGCAGAGTTTGAGGCCATTAAGGACTGAGTGATAACGTTCCTTACCACCGAAGGTAATTTTGACTTGAGAGAAATCGTGCTTTTCTAGCAAAGTGAGAAAATGATCTTTTTCACTTTCAGCCAAAACGATGACAATTTTTTCTTTATCAACAACTTTAGATAAGGCTTCTAATGAATGAAGAAAAACTTCTTTATCATCAAGTTTAACGAGAAGTTTATTCCCACCAAAGCGAGAACCTGAGCCTCCACAAAGTAAAACGGCAGCTTTTTCCATTAAGGTTCAATTCCATATTGATTACTAATACTCTGACAAAATGAGGGGTAATCATTACTATAACAATAACGATAAAAATCGTAAAGTAAGCGTCGATCATAATAGTTTTTAGGATCTAATTTTGTCGAGAATATATTTTTTTTGATAAAAGCAATAATGGTTTTATCATCACCTTTTTCTCTGAGGCAATTAAATATTTTATATCTTAGAGAGGTATTATAAATATCATTCTTTGGTAAATTTTTGTAGATAGCTAAAGCTTGATCTAAATACTCTTCTTTACCTTCCAAACCATAGAGTAAAAACAAAAAGTCAGCACATTTTCCCGCTATGAAGGGATTCGGACTATTGGGATCTAATAATTTTGCTGCTTCAGCAAAATCAGCACCCTGACTCAAAGAAATAGATTTTAGAAATAGATGTTGCTGATAGAGGTATTCATCTTCTGGGAAATCATTTTCTTTATAAGAGTAATTATTATTCCGAAAATTTAAGACCCCCTTAAGTGCAGTAAGGTTTTTATCTTGCGCGTCGCCTTCTTTCAGTTCGATATCATTTCCTTCATTGAAGTTATGATATAAAACGTAGTGATGAGATGACTTAACAGAGTTTTTTGTCCAAATTTCCAAAGCTTTTTTCTTATCGTACTTATAAATTAATCGACCATAACTATTGAGTAGCTCGGCATCTTTTTTGCCTACGTAAAACTCAAGCTTTTTGATGTTTTCATATTTTTCTAAATTGGTATACTGCAGATAATTTATGTAGGCGAGTAAAACTTTTCTTTCGCTTAAAAGTTGATCTCTATAGCGAAAAATCAGGTCAAAACTATCTTTCTTTTGAAGACAGCAAACAAATGTAAAATAAAGATATTCTTCTTTATTGTAACCCTTAAAAAGTTTTAGAAATAATTCAGGACTGCGCTCGATACTCGCTTTGATAAAATAAAAATTTTCTTGGTTATTTGAATTGAGTTCTATGAGTTTATCCAAATCTTTCGCTGTAATTTTTCCCGTTTGGCTTAAAGCTATAAGTTTTTCAAAAGAATGAGTGTTAGTAAAGGCTTCGAAGGATTTTTGAGCGTATAAGGCATACTTATCATCACTATAAAAATTGCCCTGAACAAGTTTTCTAATATCGAGAATTTTACAGTTGTGAATAATGAAGTCTTTAATATCGTCAGCAATCATTTCTTTATTGGCTTTCAATATTTTATAAGCTTCCAACAAAGACATCCATTGATAAACTTTATTGGCACTTCTTAGTTCTTGAAAGTTCTCAATAATGAAAGAGTTAATTTCTATTAAGTCTTCTTTTTTCACTAAATAATAAAGTTTGTAAAAAGGACTAGTGATAGAGTCAAAGTCATCGAGGTTAAGCAGTCGACTCAAGTCATTTTTTGGACTGCTATTTTTAGCTTTTTTAATATTGATAAAATCTATCAATTCTTGGTTTTTTAAACTTTCATCTAAATCATCAAAATGACCTAAAGCTAAATGACAATAATTCTTTAAATAATTTA from Lentisphaera araneosa HTCC2155 includes:
- the accB gene encoding acetyl-CoA carboxylase biotin carboxyl carrier protein is translated as MNFENIEKLAEILEKYKLSEIDYTESDAFSITLKGAVAAPVQAIAAPVAASAPTAAAPAASSDEGLHIVTSELVGTFYASASPDSAPYIKVGDEVTADSTVCIVEAMKVMNEIKSEVNGTVVEIIVDNGTPVEYGQAIIKIKPN
- a CDS encoding IspD/TarI family cytidylyltransferase, coding for MEKAAVLLCGGSGSRFGGNKLLVKLDDKEVFLHSLEALSKVVDKEKIVIVLAESEKDHFLTLLEKHDFSQVKITFGGKERYHSVLNGLKLCADQALVAVHDAARPFISSDLIEATFESANQHGGAILCKKVSDTIKISDEQGIRTLKRDSLTAAETPQIFNCKELSEAINFVIDKQLSITDDANAMEAVNKSYFMHIHEGNNKKITYTSDLD